In the Arachis ipaensis cultivar K30076 chromosome B10, Araip1.1, whole genome shotgun sequence genome, one interval contains:
- the LOC107624410 gene encoding uncharacterized protein LOC107624410, with amino-acid sequence MDMLGVNHGNKKQSKSRGKKDNFKVTYISSPMKVKTSASKFRAVVQELTGQDSNVADVIFMEEAATNTNNYNVINNNDNNGVHLHQNEESYLFHDASTTTTNWLKPDYTEFLLDSSRTSSMIEPSSLQYDFLNFDMMY; translated from the coding sequence ATGGACATGCTTGGTGTTAACCATGGCAATAAGAAGCAGAGCAAGAGCAGGGGCAAAAAGGACAATTTCAAAGTGACATATATTTCAAGCCCCATGAAGGTGAAGACAAGTGCCTCCAAGTTCAGAGCCGTTGTTCAAGAACTCACCGGTCAAGATTCCAACGTTGCTGACGTCATCTTCATGGAAGAAGCAGCTACTAACACCAACAATTACAACGTCATCAACAACAACGATAACAATGGTGTTCATCTTCATCAGAATGAAGAATCTTATTTGTTTCACGATGCTTCAACTACTACTACTAATTGGTTGAAACCTGATTACACCGAGTTCTTGCTGGATTCTTCTAGAACTTCTTCAATGATTGAACCGTCGTCGTTACAATACGATTTTCTCAACTTTGATATGATGTACTAG